The sequence CGGCAGTGTGTTGGCAGCGATTCAACTCAGTGATGGCAAAGTGTGGGTTCAAGCGGTCTTGAATAACGATCTGGCGGCAGACAGTGTGTTGCGGGTGCGTGATGATGCAGAAAGTGTACTTTCTATTCAGCCGTTGCCTTATTCGCTGGCCGAAGATAAGTAATATTTATAGGCATGCATTGAGGTCGGTGATCCGGCCTCAATGCATTATCTCAAAATCAAAGTATTATCTTAAAATCAAAACATTATCTAAAAACATCAGACGTACAGATAGATCGCCATAAAGTGGCAAACACTGCCGCCTAATACAAAACCGTGCCAGATAGCGTGACCGAAGCGGATGCGTTTCGAGGCATAAAAAATCACCCCAAGAGTGTAGAGCAAACCGCCGATAGCCAGTAGCGCTAGCCCGCCAATCTCCAGTTTCACCGCCAACTGATAAATTACAATCAGTGATAACCAGCCCATCGTCAGGTAAGTGACCAGTGACAACACTTCAAAGCGGTGCGCAAAGGCGAGTTTGAATATCACGCCAACCAGTGCCAGCCCCCAGATTACCGCCATTAAGCCTCGCGCCAGCGGGGAGTCTAGCCCCACCAGCAGAAACGGCGTATAGGTTCCGGCGATTAAGATGTAAATGGCACAGTGGTCAAACTTCTGTAGCCAGAGTTTCGCCTTGCGGTGTGGAATCGCATGATACAAGGTGGAGGCCAGAAACAGCAGAATGATGCTGCCGCCATACAGGCTATAGCTGGTGAGCGCTTTGGTATCAGCCCCGCTGTCCACGGCTTGCACCAAAAGTAATACCAATCCAATAATGCCGAGCACCACACCAATGCCATGGCTGATGCTGTTGGCTATCTCTTCCGCCCAAGGGTAAACCGGAGTCGAGGGTGATGCTGGCAAGTTAGAGATTGCTGGTGTAGATGATTCATTCTT comes from Yersinia mollaretii ATCC 43969 and encodes:
- the trhA gene encoding PAQR family membrane homeostasis protein TrhA, producing MKNESSTPAISNLPASPSTPVYPWAEEIANSISHGIGVVLGIIGLVLLLVQAVDSGADTKALTSYSLYGGSIILLFLASTLYHAIPHRKAKLWLQKFDHCAIYILIAGTYTPFLLVGLDSPLARGLMAVIWGLALVGVIFKLAFAHRFEVLSLVTYLTMGWLSLIVIYQLAVKLEIGGLALLAIGGLLYTLGVIFYASKRIRFGHAIWHGFVLGGSVCHFMAIYLYV